One region of Deltaproteobacteria bacterium genomic DNA includes:
- the rsmB gene encoding 16S rRNA (cytosine(967)-C(5))-methyltransferase RsmB — MTPHRKNPRELAVDIVDRVERRNAYADVLLSARLDQAALPAVDGALLTRLVYGTLRWRGRIDWVLARLLRDPLDKLDPLVRNLLRVGGYELLFLDRVPSYATVNELVELAKRRVGPGKARLVNAVLRRMAGREREAWSPPAGTGSAAELAALVSHPPWLVDMWRERFGGAESRRLMEANNEDAPLVLRANRLRVTRDDLVRRLCSQGVEARAGAWSPLAVRLRGASSPARLAEFREGLCQVQGEASQMVGFLVAPEPGMRVLDVCAAPGGKTTHLAELMEGFGEVVACDVSGRGLEKLADSARRLGLDCVRTQVRDAVRGLPGEPASFDRVLVDAPCSGLGTLRAHPEIRWRREPRDLHRLATLQADILEQAATRVAPGGVLVYATCTLSRLENEELVEGFLEHHGDFAVDQAAEHLPSAARSMAATPYFLALPHRHDTEGFFAARLRRLVPDREA; from the coding sequence GTGACACCGCATCGAAAGAACCCCCGCGAGCTGGCCGTCGACATCGTCGACCGTGTCGAGAGGCGGAACGCTTACGCGGACGTCTTGCTGAGCGCGCGCCTGGACCAGGCGGCGTTGCCGGCGGTGGACGGCGCGCTGCTGACCCGCCTGGTCTATGGCACGCTGCGTTGGCGCGGGCGCATCGACTGGGTGCTCGCCCGCTTGCTGCGCGATCCCCTGGACAAGCTGGATCCGTTGGTGCGGAACCTGCTCCGCGTGGGCGGTTACGAGCTGCTGTTCCTGGACCGGGTTCCCTCCTACGCCACCGTCAACGAGTTGGTGGAGTTGGCGAAGCGCCGCGTGGGTCCCGGCAAGGCGCGATTGGTGAACGCGGTGCTGCGGCGGATGGCGGGCCGGGAACGGGAGGCGTGGAGCCCGCCCGCCGGCACCGGCAGCGCCGCCGAACTGGCGGCGCTCGTGTCCCATCCGCCCTGGCTCGTGGATATGTGGCGGGAGCGGTTCGGCGGCGCGGAGAGCCGGCGCCTGATGGAAGCCAACAACGAGGACGCGCCGCTGGTGCTGCGCGCCAACCGGTTGCGCGTGACCCGCGACGATTTGGTGCGGCGCTTGTGTTCGCAGGGGGTGGAAGCGCGGGCCGGGGCGTGGTCGCCGCTGGCGGTGCGGTTGCGCGGGGCGTCGTCGCCGGCGCGCTTGGCCGAGTTCCGCGAGGGTCTGTGCCAGGTGCAGGGGGAGGCGTCCCAGATGGTCGGTTTCCTGGTGGCGCCGGAACCGGGCATGCGCGTGCTCGACGTCTGCGCGGCCCCCGGCGGCAAGACCACGCACCTGGCCGAGCTGATGGAAGGCTTCGGCGAGGTCGTCGCGTGCGACGTTTCCGGGCGCGGGCTGGAGAAGCTGGCGGATAGTGCCCGGCGTCTGGGGCTCGATTGCGTACGCACCCAGGTCCGTGATGCGGTCCGCGGGCTTCCGGGCGAACCCGCGTCCTTCGACCGGGTGCTGGTGGACGCGCCGTGTTCCGGGTTGGGCACCCTGCGCGCGCATCCGGAGATCCGTTGGCGTCGCGAGCCGCGGGACCTCCACCGGCTCGCCACGTTGCAGGCCGACATCCTGGAGCAGGCGGCAACACGAGTGGCTCCGGGCGGTGTCCTGGTGTATGCGACCTGCACGCTCTCCCGGCTCGAGAACGAGGAGTTGGTGGAGGGTTTCCTCGAGCACCACGGGGACTTCGCCGTCGACCAGGCCGCCGAACACCTGCCGTCCGCGGCCCGGTCCATGGCGGCGACGCCCTATTTCCTGGCGCTGCCCCATCGGCACGACACGGAGGGTTTCTTCGCCGCGCGCCTGCGCCGGCTGGTTCCCGACCGCGAAGCGTAG